A part of Paraliobacillus zengyii genomic DNA contains:
- the cysE gene encoding serine O-acetyltransferase — protein MWLWKQLKKDMDVIFDQDPAARTYIEVFLTYSGLHAIWSHRVAHMFYRKKFFFIARVISQFSRFLTGIEIHPGAQIGKRFFIDHGMGVVIGETCEIGDNVTIFQGVTLGGTGKEKGKRHPTIKDNALIATGAKVLGSIVVGESSKIGAGSVVLEDVPDHSTVVGIPGRVVVQNGERIRRDLDHHKLPDPVAEVIDNMKQELKDLHDELENLKGVKSNDNSDV, from the coding sequence ATGTGGTTATGGAAACAGCTGAAAAAAGATATGGATGTGATCTTTGATCAAGATCCAGCTGCACGTACATATATAGAGGTCTTTTTAACGTATTCGGGTTTGCATGCAATCTGGTCACACCGAGTAGCCCACATGTTTTATCGAAAAAAATTCTTCTTTATAGCGCGTGTGATATCACAGTTTAGCCGTTTTCTAACTGGGATTGAAATTCATCCTGGTGCTCAAATAGGCAAACGTTTTTTTATTGATCATGGTATGGGAGTTGTGATTGGTGAAACATGTGAAATAGGAGATAACGTTACAATTTTCCAAGGTGTTACATTAGGTGGGACTGGAAAAGAAAAGGGGAAGCGGCATCCTACAATTAAGGACAATGCCTTAATAGCTACGGGTGCAAAAGTATTAGGTTCTATTGTTGTTGGGGAAAGTTCGAAAATAGGTGCAGGCTCTGTTGTCTTAGAAGATGTGCCTGATCATTCAACAGTCGTAGGGATACCGGGACGTGTTGTTGTTCAAAATGGAGAGCGTATAAGAAGAGATTTGGATCATCATAAATTACCAGATCCAGTTGCGGAAGTCATTGATAATATGAAGCAAGAATTAAAAGATTTACATGATGAGTTAGAAAATTTAAAAGGAGTGAAATCAAATGACAATTCGGATGTATAA
- the glpK gene encoding glycerol kinase GlpK yields MEKKYVLALDQGTTSSRAILFNKGGKIVDSAQKEFRQIFPHPGWVEHNPNEIWSSILGVIAEVLNNQNISPKEIASIGITNQRETTVVWDKETGRPIYNALVWQSRQTDPICEELRRKGYSELFTDKTGLLIDAYFSGTKVKWLLDNVEGAREKAEDGKLLFGTIDTWLIWKLSGGKAHVTDYTNASRTLMYNIYELKWDEELLDILGVPKCMLPEVRPSSEEYAKTIDYHFFGEEVPISGAAGDQHAALFGQACFEKGMAKNTYGTGCFMLMNTGTEAVKSKHGLLTTIAWGIDGKVEYALEGSIFVAGSAVQWLRDGLRMLRSASETENYASKVESTDGVYMVPAFVGLGTPYWDSEVRGAIFGLTRGTEKEHFIRATLESLAYQTRDVLEAMVADSEIDVKALRVDGGAVANNFLMQFQSDIMNVPVDRPEIQETTALGAAYLAGLAVGFWDNKEEIAEQWHIDRTFTPDMEESVREDLYDGWKTAVEATMKFKKKKK; encoded by the coding sequence ATGGAAAAGAAATATGTACTTGCATTAGATCAAGGAACAACAAGCTCAAGGGCAATTTTATTTAACAAAGGTGGTAAAATTGTCGATAGTGCTCAAAAGGAATTCAGACAAATTTTTCCACATCCAGGTTGGGTAGAACATAATCCAAACGAAATTTGGTCATCGATCTTAGGGGTTATTGCTGAAGTTCTAAACAATCAAAATATTTCACCAAAAGAGATTGCTTCGATCGGAATTACGAATCAACGTGAAACGACGGTCGTTTGGGATAAAGAAACTGGAAGACCTATTTATAACGCACTTGTTTGGCAATCCCGTCAAACAGATCCAATTTGTGAAGAGTTACGAAGAAAAGGATACAGCGAGCTTTTCACAGATAAAACAGGACTCCTAATTGATGCATATTTTTCTGGAACTAAAGTTAAGTGGCTTTTAGATAACGTTGAAGGAGCAAGAGAAAAAGCCGAAGATGGAAAACTATTATTTGGAACAATTGATACGTGGTTAATCTGGAAGCTTTCGGGTGGGAAAGCCCACGTTACTGACTATACGAATGCTTCCAGGACGTTAATGTATAATATTTATGAATTAAAATGGGATGAAGAATTATTAGATATTTTAGGTGTACCAAAGTGCATGCTTCCAGAAGTTAGACCTTCATCAGAAGAATACGCTAAAACAATTGATTACCACTTCTTTGGTGAAGAAGTTCCAATTTCCGGCGCAGCAGGAGATCAGCACGCGGCATTGTTTGGTCAAGCATGTTTTGAAAAAGGAATGGCGAAGAACACATACGGTACTGGTTGTTTCATGTTAATGAACACAGGAACAGAAGCAGTTAAGTCGAAACATGGGTTATTAACAACAATCGCGTGGGGCATAGACGGAAAAGTAGAATATGCTCTTGAGGGAAGTATCTTCGTCGCTGGTTCAGCGGTTCAATGGCTAAGAGACGGTTTGAGAATGCTGAGGTCTGCATCTGAAACAGAAAACTATGCATCGAAAGTGGAATCAACAGATGGCGTTTATATGGTCCCTGCGTTTGTTGGTTTGGGGACACCTTATTGGGATAGTGAAGTTCGTGGCGCAATTTTCGGACTTACACGTGGCACTGAAAAAGAACACTTTATTAGAGCAACTCTGGAATCATTAGCATATCAAACAAGAGATGTTCTTGAAGCAATGGTGGCTGACTCAGAAATTGATGTTAAAGCGCTTCGTGTAGATGGTGGAGCTGTAGCAAATAATTTCTTAATGCAATTCCAAAGCGACATTATGAATGTACCAGTTGATCGTCCTGAAATTCAAGAAACGACAGCTTTAGGCGCTGCTTATCTTGCCGGTCTAGCAGTTGGATTCTGGGATAATAAAGAGGAGATTGCAGAACAGTGGCACATTGACCGCACGTTCACACCTGATATGGAAGAATCCGTTAGAGAAGACTTATACGATGGCTGGAAAACAGCTGTTGAAGCAACAATGAAATTCAAGAAAAAGAAAAAGTGA
- the rlmB gene encoding 23S rRNA (guanosine(2251)-2'-O)-methyltransferase RlmB, whose product MSEEWIVGKNPVVEALRSGRSINKIMVSDHLNSQATQKLQALAKQSGIVLQKVPKQKIDQLVDGNHQGVVASVAAYSYASLDDIFQLAEEKEEDPFFILLDEIEDPHNLGSVLRTADATGAHGIIIPKRRAVGLTAIVAKTSAGAIEYVPVVRVTNMAQTIEELKSRNVWVVGTEAEGTEDYRALEGTMPIALVIGNEGKGMSRLVKEKCDWTVRLAMQGKVSSLNASVAASLLMYEIYRKRHPLGK is encoded by the coding sequence ATGTCAGAAGAATGGATTGTCGGTAAAAACCCTGTGGTTGAGGCGCTAAGATCAGGACGCTCTATTAATAAAATTATGGTTTCCGATCATTTGAACAGCCAAGCCACACAAAAGTTACAAGCATTAGCAAAGCAGAGTGGAATTGTTTTACAAAAAGTACCTAAACAAAAAATAGATCAATTAGTTGATGGAAACCATCAAGGGGTGGTGGCATCTGTCGCAGCTTATTCTTATGCTTCACTAGATGATATATTTCAGTTAGCTGAAGAAAAAGAGGAAGATCCATTTTTTATTTTGTTAGATGAAATTGAAGATCCACATAATTTAGGTTCCGTTTTACGAACTGCCGATGCTACAGGGGCTCATGGTATTATTATTCCCAAACGTCGTGCAGTTGGCCTAACAGCAATCGTTGCGAAAACGTCTGCTGGAGCTATTGAATATGTACCTGTTGTACGTGTAACAAATATGGCGCAAACAATTGAGGAGTTAAAATCTCGTAATGTATGGGTAGTTGGTACGGAAGCGGAAGGCACGGAAGATTATCGAGCGTTAGAGGGAACCATGCCAATAGCACTTGTGATTGGCAATGAAGGAAAGGGCATGAGCCGGTTAGTGAAAGAAAAGTGTGACTGGACAGTACGTTTGGCAATGCAAGGAAAAGTATCTTCTTTGAATGCTTCGGTAGCGGCTAGCTTGTTAATGTATGAAATATATCGCAAACGACATCCTTTAGGTAAATAA
- a CDS encoding Mini-ribonuclease 3 codes for MKLQDVKQMKSLALAYIGDGIYELYVREYLINKGIQNLQNLHQSAIGFVSAKAQAKVLIYWLDKGNLDEEEQAVVRRGRNAKSGSIPKNTDLKTYRHSTAFEALIGYHYLMKEQARLEELINEAIGFVEKGEV; via the coding sequence ATGAAATTACAGGATGTAAAGCAGATGAAAAGTCTGGCGTTAGCCTATATAGGTGATGGGATTTATGAATTATATGTTCGAGAATATTTGATTAATAAAGGAATTCAAAACCTACAAAACTTACATCAATCTGCCATTGGATTTGTCTCAGCTAAAGCACAAGCTAAAGTATTAATATATTGGCTCGACAAGGGTAATTTAGATGAAGAAGAACAAGCTGTTGTACGAAGAGGTAGAAATGCGAAATCTGGTTCAATTCCGAAAAACACAGATTTAAAGACATATCGTCATAGTACAGCGTTTGAAGCGTTGATTGGTTATCATTATCTAATGAAAGAGCAAGCGCGTTTAGAGGAATTGATAAATGAAGCTATAGGATTTGTAGAGAAAGGAGAGGTATAA
- a CDS encoding MIP/aquaporin family protein: protein MSPVLAEFLGTMMLIIFGGGVVAGVVLKGTKAEGSGWIVITFAWGLGVAMSVYMIGGVSGGHINPAVTIGLAMIGDFAWSSVPGYIAAQISGAFVGASLVFAMYYPHFKNTEDKGAKLGVFATGPAIDHSPSNYFTEVLGTFVLLFGILALGANDVTAGLDPLLTGFLIVVIGMSLGGTTGYAINPARDLGPRIAHAILPIHNKGDSGWAYSWVPIAGPIIGGSLGTLSYVALFNGTINAGLWIFIALFFIVLGISFKAKKEEVTSTSVDETIHNPKQKQA from the coding sequence ATGTCACCAGTTTTAGCTGAATTTTTAGGAACAATGATGTTAATCATTTTCGGGGGAGGTGTTGTTGCAGGTGTTGTTTTAAAAGGCACAAAGGCAGAAGGAAGCGGATGGATTGTTATAACATTTGCATGGGGCCTCGGTGTAGCAATGTCGGTCTATATGATAGGAGGAGTTAGTGGAGGTCACATTAATCCGGCAGTAACTATAGGTCTTGCCATGATTGGAGACTTTGCTTGGAGTAGTGTACCAGGTTATATCGCAGCCCAAATTAGTGGAGCATTTGTAGGCGCATCTCTTGTTTTCGCTATGTATTATCCGCATTTTAAAAACACGGAGGATAAGGGAGCAAAACTTGGTGTGTTCGCAACAGGCCCAGCAATTGACCATTCTCCTTCTAATTACTTCACTGAAGTTCTTGGAACATTTGTATTATTGTTTGGAATTCTAGCATTAGGTGCTAATGACGTAACGGCTGGACTAGATCCATTATTGACTGGTTTCTTGATCGTTGTTATCGGGATGTCGTTGGGTGGAACAACAGGTTATGCTATTAACCCAGCTCGTGACCTTGGACCTCGTATCGCTCACGCAATTCTCCCAATCCATAATAAAGGCGATAGTGGATGGGCATATTCTTGGGTTCCAATTGCAGGGCCAATCATCGGAGGATCTCTAGGAACATTAAGTTATGTAGCTTTGTTTAATGGTACGATAAATGCAGGTCTTTGGATTTTCATAGCATTATTCTTTATCGTTCTAGGTATTTCATTCAAAGCTAAAAAAGAAGAAGTTACGTCAACAAGTGTTGATGAGACAATTCATAATCCAAAACAAAAACAGGCATAG
- a CDS encoding glycerol-3-phosphate responsive antiterminator, with amino-acid sequence MTISDSTILPAIRDLKDLEKVANSNYEYVVLLNTHIGQLKSLVKMLHDHDKKVLLHADLVKGLKSDEFAAQFLCRDIRPEGLISTRKNVLLTAKKAKIITIQRLFLLDSIALDSSYNMLDSIQPDLIEVLPGIIPHIIKEIHDKTNVPIIAGGLIRTIDEVNAALEAGATAVTTSNRNLWEFNN; translated from the coding sequence ATGACTATATCTGACTCAACTATCTTACCTGCTATTCGTGACTTAAAAGATTTAGAAAAAGTGGCCAATTCAAATTACGAGTATGTTGTTTTACTAAATACACATATTGGACAACTGAAAAGTTTAGTTAAAATGCTTCATGATCATGATAAAAAAGTACTGCTTCATGCGGACTTGGTGAAAGGTTTAAAGAGTGATGAATTCGCAGCCCAATTTTTATGCAGGGACATTCGCCCCGAGGGATTAATTTCAACTAGAAAAAATGTTCTGTTAACCGCCAAAAAGGCGAAAATAATTACGATTCAGCGGTTATTTCTACTAGATTCAATTGCATTGGATTCTAGCTATAATATGCTAGATTCGATTCAACCAGATTTAATAGAAGTCCTTCCCGGGATTATTCCACATATTATTAAAGAAATTCATGATAAAACAAATGTGCCAATTATAGCCGGTGGATTGATACGTACAATTGATGAAGTAAATGCTGCATTAGAAGCCGGAGCAACAGCGGTAACGACGTCAAACAGGAACTTATGGGAATTTAATAATTAA
- the gltX gene encoding glutamate--tRNA ligase, translated as MTKDIRVRYAPSPTGNLHIGNARTALFNYLYAKHLGGKFIIRTEDTDEKRNVVGGEESQLNYLKWLGVTWDEGADIGGAYGPYRQTERLDIYQTHVADLLDRGLAYKCYVTEEELEQEREQQRANGQVPKYSGKHRNLTAEQIEQFEAEGRQPSIRFRVPEGKTYTFKDIVRDNITFESSDFGDWVMVKKNGIPTYNFAVAIDDHLMEISDVLRGEEHISNTPKQMMIFDAFGWEAPRYGHMTLILNENRKKLSKRDEHILQFIEQYKNLGYLPEALFNFIALLGWSPVGEEEIFTQEAFIEMFDPDRLSTSAAIFDPQKLKWVNNQYIKAASLDSVVELALPHLITAGKLPEDMDEETREWAIELIALYKEQLSYGQEIVELTELFFQAGITYPEEAKDVLCGEQVPEVLRVFAEKLSAVDVLTPEAVKAEIKATQKETKQKGKNLFMPIRVATTGQAHGPELPNAIYLLGNDVVQTRITNVLEQL; from the coding sequence ATGACAAAAGATATACGCGTGCGTTATGCACCAAGTCCGACTGGAAACTTACACATTGGTAATGCTCGTACGGCATTATTTAATTATTTATATGCAAAACATCTAGGTGGGAAATTCATTATTCGTACGGAAGACACGGATGAGAAGCGTAATGTTGTAGGTGGCGAAGAAAGTCAATTAAACTATTTGAAATGGCTTGGTGTTACTTGGGATGAGGGTGCTGATATCGGTGGTGCTTATGGACCTTATCGCCAAACAGAACGATTAGACATATATCAAACACATGTTGCTGATTTATTGGATCGTGGTCTTGCATACAAATGTTATGTAACGGAAGAGGAATTAGAGCAAGAGCGCGAACAACAACGTGCGAATGGACAAGTACCCAAATATTCCGGGAAACATCGTAACTTAACAGCAGAACAAATAGAGCAGTTTGAAGCAGAAGGTAGACAGCCTAGCATTCGTTTTCGTGTTCCTGAAGGTAAAACATATACGTTTAAAGATATTGTAAGAGATAATATCACGTTTGAGTCGAGTGACTTTGGTGATTGGGTAATGGTTAAGAAAAACGGTATTCCAACATACAATTTTGCTGTTGCTATTGACGACCATTTGATGGAAATATCAGATGTCTTAAGAGGTGAAGAGCATATCTCAAATACACCAAAACAAATGATGATTTTTGATGCATTTGGTTGGGAAGCGCCGCGATATGGTCATATGACCCTCATTTTAAATGAAAATCGCAAGAAATTAAGTAAGCGTGATGAGCATATTTTACAATTTATCGAACAATACAAAAACTTAGGTTATTTGCCAGAAGCATTATTTAATTTCATTGCTTTATTAGGTTGGTCTCCAGTTGGGGAAGAAGAAATTTTTACACAAGAAGCGTTTATTGAAATGTTTGACCCTGATCGCCTATCAACGTCAGCGGCAATATTTGATCCTCAAAAACTGAAGTGGGTAAACAACCAGTACATTAAAGCTGCCAGTCTTGATAGTGTTGTAGAACTTGCATTACCGCATTTAATAACTGCAGGTAAATTACCTGAGGATATGGATGAAGAGACAAGAGAATGGGCAATTGAGTTGATTGCTTTATACAAAGAGCAATTAAGTTATGGACAAGAAATTGTTGAACTTACTGAACTTTTCTTCCAAGCGGGCATTACATATCCAGAGGAAGCTAAAGATGTGTTATGTGGTGAACAAGTTCCTGAAGTGTTGCGTGTATTTGCTGAGAAATTGTCAGCGGTGGATGTATTGACTCCAGAAGCGGTTAAAGCAGAGATTAAAGCAACGCAAAAAGAAACAAAACAAAAAGGCAAAAACTTATTTATGCCGATTCGTGTTGCAACAACTGGTCAGGCACATGGTCCAGAATTACCGAATGCAATATACTTGTTAGGAAATGATGTTGTCCAAACTAGAATAACGAATGTATTAGAACAATTATAG
- a CDS encoding glycerol-3-phosphate dehydrogenase/oxidase, translating into MVKPFSTMQRETYLQKMKETELDILVIGGGITGAGIALDATIRGLSTGLVEMQDFAAGTSSRSTKLVHGGLRYLKQFEFKIVAEVGKERAIVYENAPHVTSPEWMLLPIIQGGTFGKASTSLGLKVYDFLAGVKRSERRKMLSKKETMKREPLLGEKKLKGGGVYVEYKTDDARLTLEVLKEAVFRGTQAINYTKAESLIYENGKVVGAKVKDLVSGDVYDIHAKKVINAAGPWVDELREKDHSKKGKYLHLTKGVHIVIDQTRFPLKQAVYFDTEDDGRMMFAIPRAGKTYVGTTDTHYLEDVASPHMTEKDMDYIIDATNYMFPSVKLNREDVESSWSGLRPLIHEEGKSASEISRKDEIFESDSGLLSIAGGKLTGYRKMAERIVDIAGRELGNKVKCKTEKVILSGGDVGGSSNLDTFIREWTEKGEKLGLTEVEAKRLSNLYGSNVKRVYEIIDTQGNESVHYDLPVHVFASLVYGIEEEMVVSPIDFFNRRTSALFFDIDYVRQWKTGVIKYMNDRFHWSEDQLNQHIELLEEEIHYATKPVETRKKN; encoded by the coding sequence ATGGTTAAACCTTTTTCAACGATGCAACGTGAAACCTATTTGCAAAAAATGAAAGAAACAGAACTCGATATTCTTGTTATTGGCGGGGGAATAACTGGAGCTGGCATTGCTCTAGACGCAACAATAAGAGGCTTATCAACAGGATTAGTGGAAATGCAAGATTTTGCTGCCGGAACATCTAGTCGTTCAACTAAATTAGTTCATGGCGGGTTGCGTTATTTAAAGCAGTTTGAATTTAAAATTGTTGCTGAAGTAGGTAAAGAAAGAGCAATTGTTTACGAAAACGCTCCACATGTGACAAGTCCCGAATGGATGTTGCTGCCAATAATCCAAGGTGGAACATTTGGTAAGGCTTCCACTTCATTAGGCTTGAAAGTTTATGACTTTTTAGCAGGGGTAAAGCGCAGCGAACGGCGAAAAATGTTGAGTAAGAAAGAAACAATGAAGAGAGAGCCTTTGCTAGGAGAGAAGAAATTAAAAGGTGGCGGAGTTTACGTAGAGTATAAAACAGATGATGCTAGGCTAACGCTTGAAGTTTTAAAAGAAGCCGTATTTAGAGGAACGCAAGCAATCAATTATACAAAAGCCGAATCACTTATCTATGAAAATGGAAAAGTTGTAGGAGCAAAAGTGAAAGATCTTGTATCAGGAGACGTTTACGATATTCATGCTAAAAAGGTTATCAATGCAGCAGGGCCTTGGGTAGACGAACTAAGAGAGAAAGATCATTCTAAAAAAGGAAAATACCTTCACTTAACGAAGGGCGTTCATATTGTCATAGATCAAACTCGATTCCCCCTAAAACAAGCAGTTTATTTTGACACGGAAGATGATGGCCGGATGATGTTTGCTATTCCAAGAGCTGGCAAGACCTATGTTGGAACAACGGATACGCATTATTTAGAAGATGTTGCTTCTCCACACATGACAGAAAAAGACATGGATTATATCATTGATGCTACAAACTATATGTTTCCATCGGTTAAATTAAATCGTGAAGATGTAGAATCTAGTTGGAGCGGTCTTCGCCCACTAATTCACGAAGAAGGAAAAAGTGCTTCTGAGATTTCTAGAAAAGATGAGATTTTTGAATCTGACAGTGGATTGCTTTCTATTGCCGGAGGTAAATTAACTGGTTATCGAAAAATGGCAGAAAGAATTGTTGATATTGCAGGACGTGAATTAGGTAATAAAGTAAAATGCAAAACAGAAAAAGTCATCTTGTCAGGCGGAGATGTAGGTGGATCGTCTAATCTGGATACATTTATTAGAGAATGGACAGAGAAAGGAGAGAAGCTAGGTTTAACGGAAGTAGAAGCGAAAAGACTATCAAATCTTTATGGTTCGAACGTGAAGCGCGTTTATGAAATTATTGACACACAAGGAAATGAAAGTGTCCATTACGATTTACCTGTTCATGTCTTTGCCTCTCTCGTATATGGCATAGAAGAGGAAATGGTTGTATCACCAATTGACTTTTTCAATAGACGTACGAGTGCATTGTTCTTTGACATTGATTATGTTCGACAATGGAAAACAGGAGTCATTAAGTATATGAACGATCGTTTCCATTGGTCAGAAGATCAATTGAATCAACATATTGAGTTATTGGAAGAAGAAATTCATTATGCAACAAAACCTGTTGAAACACGTAAAAAAAATTAA
- a CDS encoding NYN domain-containing protein — MDVLLVDGYNMIGDWDELKSLKETDLEQARNILIEKMAEYQAYRGYRVIIVFDAYEVRGTQTKQQNHKVEVIYTKEQETADECIERVVKEFKNVKTKVYVATSDYTEQRTIFAQGAFRKSARELYIEIKNVQTEIDNDLKTYKSTQKATKIPITQDVLDVFERWRRGNK; from the coding sequence ATGGATGTCCTGTTAGTAGATGGCTATAATATGATCGGTGATTGGGATGAGCTTAAGAGCCTCAAAGAGACTGATCTAGAGCAAGCTCGCAATATACTTATTGAGAAGATGGCTGAATATCAAGCTTATCGAGGATACCGTGTTATTATTGTATTTGATGCTTATGAAGTTCGAGGAACGCAAACAAAGCAACAAAATCACAAAGTTGAAGTTATTTATACGAAAGAACAAGAAACTGCAGACGAATGTATAGAGAGAGTGGTTAAAGAATTTAAAAATGTTAAGACAAAGGTTTATGTTGCAACATCTGATTATACAGAACAACGCACGATTTTTGCTCAAGGTGCTTTTCGTAAATCAGCAAGAGAGCTATATATTGAAATAAAAAACGTCCAAACTGAAATAGATAATGATTTAAAAACATATAAAAGCACGCAAAAAGCTACCAAAATTCCAATTACGCAAGATGTATTGGACGTTTTTGAACGCTGGCGAAGGGGAAACAAGTGA
- the cysS gene encoding cysteine--tRNA ligase, protein MTIRMYNTLTRKKEVFEPIEPGKVSMYVCGPTVYNYIHIGNARPAIVFDTARRYLEFSGYEVNYVLNFTDVDDKIIKAAKELDEEVPEIAERFIEAYQEDVAALGVKKATHHPRVTESMDEIITLIAELIEKDFAYAADGDVYFKTRAFDGYGKLSHQSIDDLRSGARIQVGEKKDDPIDFALWKQAKPGEISWASPWGKGRPGWHIECSAMAKKYLGETIDIHAGGQDLAFPHHENEIAQSEASTGKSFANYWIHNGYITIDHEKMSKSLGNFILARELIGKFDPQLLRFFMLSVHYRNPINFSEALLEGAQNSLDRIKNSYQNLLHRKEASMDLTDDDSIWLDKIERYKEQFIAEMNDDFNTANAISVIFDITKEANVYLQSKQTSTNVIEAFQNALDLLLDILGINVTETEMLVDDQVDQLMQQREKARANRDFALADKIRDDLKAQNIILEDTPQGTRWKRG, encoded by the coding sequence ATGACAATTCGGATGTATAATACGTTAACCCGAAAAAAAGAAGTTTTTGAACCTATAGAGCCTGGAAAGGTCAGTATGTATGTCTGTGGTCCGACAGTTTATAACTACATTCATATAGGGAATGCAAGACCAGCGATTGTATTTGATACTGCACGTCGTTATTTAGAGTTTAGTGGTTATGAAGTTAATTATGTACTAAACTTTACAGATGTAGATGATAAAATTATCAAAGCTGCCAAAGAATTAGATGAGGAAGTGCCAGAGATAGCTGAACGCTTTATTGAAGCTTATCAAGAAGATGTTGCAGCTTTGGGTGTTAAAAAGGCAACACACCATCCACGTGTAACCGAATCAATGGATGAAATAATAACATTGATTGCAGAGTTAATTGAGAAGGACTTTGCTTATGCGGCTGATGGTGATGTCTATTTTAAAACGCGTGCGTTCGATGGTTATGGAAAACTTTCTCACCAATCGATTGACGATCTACGTTCGGGTGCTAGAATTCAAGTAGGAGAAAAGAAAGATGACCCAATTGATTTTGCGCTATGGAAACAAGCGAAACCGGGGGAAATATCATGGGCATCACCTTGGGGAAAAGGTAGACCGGGTTGGCATATCGAATGTTCAGCAATGGCAAAGAAGTATTTGGGAGAGACAATTGATATTCATGCAGGCGGTCAAGATTTAGCATTTCCTCATCATGAAAATGAAATTGCCCAATCAGAAGCTTCCACAGGTAAGAGCTTTGCGAATTACTGGATTCACAATGGCTATATTACAATAGATCATGAAAAAATGTCCAAATCATTAGGTAATTTTATTTTAGCGCGTGAATTGATTGGGAAATTTGATCCACAGTTACTACGTTTCTTTATGCTTAGTGTGCATTATCGAAATCCGATTAATTTTAGTGAAGCATTATTAGAAGGGGCTCAAAATAGTCTGGATAGAATCAAGAATTCCTATCAAAACCTACTGCATCGTAAAGAAGCTAGTATGGATCTTACGGATGACGATAGTATTTGGTTAGATAAAATAGAGCGGTACAAGGAACAATTTATTGCAGAGATGAATGATGATTTTAACACTGCTAATGCCATTTCTGTAATCTTTGATATAACAAAAGAAGCCAATGTTTATTTGCAATCAAAACAAACGTCAACAAACGTTATCGAAGCATTTCAAAATGCACTAGATTTGTTGTTAGATATTTTGGGCATTAATGTAACCGAAACGGAAATGTTGGTGGATGATCAAGTAGACCAATTAATGCAACAACGTGAAAAAGCTCGAGCAAATCGAGATTTTGCTTTGGCTGATAAAATTCGAGATGATTTGAAGGCTCAAAATATTATCTTAGAGGATACACCACAAGGTACGAGGTGGAAGAGAGGATAG
- the ispD gene encoding 2-C-methyl-D-erythritol 4-phosphate cytidylyltransferase codes for MEYVAIVLAAGIGKRMNIGENKQFLNLMDKPLIIHTLTIFENDPCCEAIILVTQQNEQERMQSVLLDYSFTTAITLVTGGRHRQDSVYNGLLAIRPFQETNDFLVFIHDGARPFVTQKYLHELAKRAKENRAALLAVPVTDTIKEKNGDQLTTLDRSKLWAAQTPQVFQFELIWEAHQKAKETGFVGTDDTSLVERLGYSVCIVEGSYKNIKLTTPEDIKRAEAFLNN; via the coding sequence ATGGAGTATGTAGCTATTGTACTTGCTGCTGGGATAGGGAAGCGAATGAACATAGGTGAAAACAAACAATTTTTAAATCTAATGGATAAGCCTTTAATTATACATACGTTAACCATATTTGAAAATGATCCATGCTGTGAAGCTATTATATTAGTAACACAACAGAATGAGCAAGAAAGAATGCAGTCTGTCCTTCTGGATTATTCCTTTACTACAGCAATTACGCTGGTAACTGGCGGAAGACATCGACAAGACAGTGTTTATAATGGTTTGTTAGCTATTCGCCCGTTTCAGGAAACGAATGATTTTCTTGTCTTTATCCATGATGGTGCAAGGCCTTTTGTGACACAGAAATATTTACATGAGCTAGCAAAACGTGCAAAGGAAAATCGTGCTGCATTATTGGCTGTTCCAGTAACGGATACGATTAAAGAAAAGAATGGAGACCAGTTAACAACGCTTGACAGATCCAAACTTTGGGCAGCACAAACGCCACAGGTTTTTCAATTTGAGTTGATCTGGGAAGCGCATCAAAAAGCCAAAGAGACAGGTTTTGTTGGTACAGATGACACATCTTTAGTTGAGCGATTAGGTTATTCTGTATGTATAGTCGAAGGAAGTTATAAGAACATAAAATTAACTACACCCGAAGATATAAAAAGAGCAGAGGCTTTTCTAAATAACTAG